A genomic segment from Leishmania infantum JPCM5 genome chromosome 10 encodes:
- the GP63-3 gene encoding GP63, leishmanolysin — MKTAGTQRVSAAAAVALAHTRARARKPIGHITVRPCTDIPPSQRRGYRRLTEPHTHLPPTQLHIPSVSRPFSCSTLHTHSGAYTTPTTSSSFRSPSPPPPLAPSLAFSLSPPSPDPPTHPIPLHPPLPRPHARAHRRAQALALALALALATTPHCPQRPRACRAMSVDSSSTHRHRSVAARLVRLAAAGAAVIAAVGTAAAWAHAGAVQHRCIHDAMQARVRQSVARHHTAPGAVSAVGLPYVTLDTAAAADRRPGSAPTVVRAANWGALRIAVSTEDLTDPAYHCARVGQRISTHDSGSTTCTAEDILTDEKRDILVKHLIPQALQLHTERLKVRQVQDKWKVTGMDDDVCSDFKVPPAHITDGLSNTDFVMYVASVPSEEGVLAWAATCQVFSDGHPAVGVVNIPAANIASRYNQLVTRVVTHEMAHTLGFSVDFFQDASIMHQVSNIRRKTSKVPVLKSRTAVAKAREQYGCDTLEYLEIEDQGGAGSAGSHIKMRNAQDELMAPAAAAGYYSALTMAIFQDLGFYQADFSKAEVMPWGRNAGCAFLSEKCMERNITKWPAMFCNENEVTMRCPTSRLSLGKCGVTRHPDLPPYWQYFTDPSLAGISAFMDCCPVVEPYGDGSCAQRASEAGAPFKGFNVFSDAARCIDGAFRPKTSHGIIKSYAGLCANVRCDTATRTYSVQVHGGSGYANCTPGLRVELSTVSSAFEEGGYITCPPYVEVCQGNVQAAKDGGNAAAGRRGPRAAATALLVAALLAVAL, encoded by the coding sequence ATGAAGACAGCCGGCACACAGCGTGtgtcggcggctgcagcagtggcgctggcacacacgcgggcACGGGCACGCAAGCCGATCGGACACATCACTGTCCGCCCATGTACGGACATCCCCCCTTCACAGCGTCGGGGTTATCGCAGGCTCACAGAGCCTCACACCCATCTTCCACCCACCCAGCTACACAtcccctctgtctctcgccCCTTCTCCTGCTCGACCCTCCACACTCACTCTGGCGCCTATACGACACCAACTACTTCGTCGAGctttcgctctccctccccaccacctcccctcGCACCCTCCCTTGCCTTCTCCCtgtcccctccctccccagATCCGCCAACGCATCCGATCCCGCTacacccccctctcccccgcccacacgcacgcgcacaccgccgtgcacaagccctcgccctcgccctcgccctcgccctcgccaccACACCCCACTGCCCACAGCGCCCCCGCGCCTGCAGAGCCATGTCcgtcgacagcagcagcacgcaccggcaccgcagcgtcgccgcgcgcctggtgcgcctcgcggctgccggcgccgcagtcatcgctgctgtcggcaccgcggccgcgtggGCACACgccggtgcggtgcagcaccgctgcatcCACGACGCGATGCAGGCACGCGTGCGGCAGTCGGTGGCGCGCCACCACACGGCCCCCGGCGCCGTGTCCGCGGTGGGCCTGCCGTACGTTACTCTCGacaccgcggccgccgccgatcgCCGGCCGGGCAGCGCGCCTACAGTCGTGCGCGCCGCGAACTGgggcgcgctgcgcatcgccgtcTCCACCGAGGACCTCACCGACCCCGCCTACCACTGCGCTCGCGTCGGGCAGCGTATTAGCACGCACGACAGCGGGTCCACTACCTGCACGGCCGAGGACATCCTCACCGACGAGAAGCGCGACATCCTGGTCAAGCACCTCAtcccgcaggcgctgcagctgcacacggaGCGGCTGAAGGTGCGGCAGGTGCAGGACAAGTGGAAGGTGACGGGCATGGACGACGATGTGTGCAGCGACTTcaaggtgccgccggcgcacatCACCGATGGCCTGAGCAACACCGACTTCGTGATGTACGTCGCCTCCGTGCCGAGCGAGGAGGGTGTGCTGGCGTGGGCCGCGACCTGCCAGGTGTTCTCTGACGGCCATCCAGCCGTGGGCGTCGTCAACATCCCCGCGGCGAACATTGCGTCGCGGTACAACCAGCTGGTGACGCGTGTCGTCACGCACGAGatggcgcacacgctcgGCTTCAGCGTCGACTTCTTCCAAGACGCCAGCATCATGCACCAGGTGTCGAACATTCGGCGCAAGACTTCAAAAGTACCTGTGTTGAAAAGCcgcacggcggtggcgaaggcgcgcgagcagtaCGGCTGCGACACCTTGGAGTATCTGGAGATCGAGGACCAGGGCGGTGCGGGCTCCGCCGGGTCGCACATCAAGATGCGCAACGCGCAGGACGAGCTCATggcgcctgccgcagctgccgggtACTACAGCGCCCTGACCATGGCCATCTTCCAGGACCTCGGCTTCTACCAGGCGGACTTCAGCAAGGCCGAGGTGATGCCGTGGGGCCGGAACGCCGGCTGCGCCTTCCTCAGCGAGAAGTGCATGGAGCGGAACATCACGAAGTGGCCGGCGATGTTCTGCAATGAGAACGAGGTGACTATGCGCTGCCCCACCAGTCGTCTCAGCCTTGGAAAGTGCGGTGTTACCCGTCACCCGGACCTTCCGCCGTACTGGCAGTACTTCACGGACCCGTCCCTCGCCGGCATCTCCGCCTTCATGGACTGCTGCCCTGTCGTGGAGCCCTACGGTGatggcagctgcgcacagcGTGCGTCTGAAGCGGGCGCACCATTCAAAGGCTTCAACGTCTTCTCCgacgcggcgcgctgcaTCGATGGCGCCTTCAGGCCGAAGACGAGTCACGGCATAATCAAGTCGTACGCCGGACTGTGCGCCAACGTGCGGTGCGACACggccacgcgcacgtacagCGTGCaggtgcacggcggcagcggctacGCCAACTGCACGCCGGGCCTCAGAGTTGAGCTGAGCACCGTGAGCAGCGCCTTCGAGGAGGGCGGCTACATCACGTGCCCGCCGTACGTGGAGGTGTGCCAGGGCAACGTGCAGGCTGCCAaggacggcggcaacgccgcggcTGGTCGCCGTGGtccgcgcgccgcggcgacggcgctgctggtggccgcgctgctggccgtgGCGCTCTAG
- the GP63-1 gene encoding GP63, leishmanolysin gives MSVDSSSTHRTRSVAARLVRLAAAGAAVIAAVGTAAAWAHAGAVQHRCIHDAMQARVRQSVARHHTAPGAVSAVGLPYVTLDTAAAADRRPGSAPTVVRAANWGALRIAVSTEDLTDPAYHCARVGQHIKRRLGGVDICTAEDILTDEKRDILVKHLIPQALQLHTERLKVRQVQDKWKVTGMGDDVCSDFKVPPAHITDGLSNTDFVMYVASVPSEEGVLAWATTCQVFSDGHPAVGVINIPAANIASRYDQLVTRVVTHEMAHALGFSVGFFEGARILESISNVRHKDFDVPVINSSTAVAKAREQYGCDTLEYLEIEDQGGAGSAGSHIKMRNAQDELMAPAAAAGYYSALTMAIFQDLGFYQADFSKAEVMPWGRNAGCAFLSEKCMERNITKWPAMFCNENEVTMRCPTSRLSLGKCGVTRHPDLPPYWQYFTDPSLAGISAFMDCCPVVEPYGDGSCAQRASEAGAPFKGFNVFSDAARCIDGAFRPKTSHGIIKSYAGLCANVRCDTATRTYSVQVHGGSGYANCTPGLRVELSTVSSAFEEGGYITCPPYVEVCQGNVQAAKDGGNAAAGRRGPRAAATALLVAALLAVAL, from the coding sequence ATGTCcgtcgacagcagcagcacgcaccgcacccgcagcgtcgccgcgcgcctggtgcgcctcgcggctgccggcgccgcagtcatcgctgctgtcggcaccgcggccgcgtggGCACACgccggtgcggtgcagcaccgctgcatcCACGACGCGATGCAGGCACGCGTGCGGCAGTCGGTGGCGCGCCACCACACGGCCCCCGGCGCCGTGTCCGCGGTGGGCCTGCCGTACGTTACTCTCGacaccgcggccgccgccgatcgCCGGCCGGGCAGCGCGCCCACAGTCGTGCGCGCCGCGAACTGgggcgcgctgcgcatcgccgtcTCCACCGAGGACCTCACCGACCCCGCCTACCACTGCGCTCGCGTCGGGCAGCACATCAAGAGGCGACttggcggcgtcgacatATGCACGGCCGAGGACATCCTCACCGACGAGAAGCGCGACATCCTGGTCAAGCACCTCAtcccgcaggcgctgcagctgcacacggaGCGGCTGAAGGTGCGGCAGGTGCAGGACAAGTGGAAGGTGACGGGCATGGGCGACGATGTGTGCAGCGACTTcaaggtgccgccggcgcacatCACCGATGGCCTGAGCAACACCGACTTCGTGATGTACGTCGCCTCCGTGCCGAGCGAGGAGGGTGTGCTGGCGTGGGCCACGACCTGCCAGGTGTTCTCTGACGGCCATCCAGCCGTGGGCGTCATCAACATCCCCGCGGCGAACATTGCGTCGCGGTACGACCAGCTGGTGACGCGTGTCGTCACGCACGAgatggcgcacgcgctcggcTTCAGCGTCGGCTTCTTCGAAGGCGCCCGCATCCTGGAGAGCATTTCGAACGTTCGGCACAAGGACTTCGATGTTCCCGTGatcaacagcagcacggcggtggcgaaggcgcgcgagcagtaCGGCTGCGACACCTTGGAGTATCTGGAGATCGAGGACCAGGGCGGTGCGGGCTCCGCCGGGTCGCACATCAAGATGCGCAACGCGCAGGACGAGCTCATggcgcctgccgcagctgccgggtACTACAGCGCCCTGACCATGGCCATCTTCCAGGACCTCGGCTTCTACCAGGCGGACTTCAGCAAGGCCGAGGTGATGCCGTGGGGCCGGAACGCCGGCTGCGCCTTCCTCAGCGAGAAGTGCATGGAGCGGAACATCACGAAGTGGCCGGCGATGTTCTGCAATGAGAACGAGGTGACTATGCGCTGCCCCACCAGTCGTCTCAGCCTTGGAAAGTGCGGTGTTACCCGTCACCCGGACCTTCCGCCGTACTGGCAGTACTTCACGGACCCGTCCCTCGCCGGCATCTCCGCCTTCATGGACTGCTGCCCTGTCGTGGAGCCCTACGGTGatggcagctgcgcacagcGTGCGTCTGAAGCGGGCGCACCATTCAAAGGCTTCAACGTCTTCTCCgacgcggcgcgctgcaTCGATGGCGCCTTCAGGCCGAAGACGAGTCACGGCATAATCAAGTCGTACGCCGGACTGTGCGCCAACGTGCGGTGCGACACggccacgcgcacgtacagCGTGCaggtgcacggcggcagcggctacGCCAACTGCACGCCGGGCCTCAGAGTTGAGCTGAGCACCGTGAGCAGCGCCTTCGAGGAGGGCGGCTACATCACGTGCCCGCCGTACGTGGAGGTGTGCCAGGGCAACGTGCAGGCTGCCAaggacggcggcaacgccgcggcTGGTCGCCGTGGtccgcgcgccgcggcgacggcgctgctggtggccgcgctgctggccgtgGCGCTCTAG
- the GP63-4 gene encoding GP63, leishmanolysin — protein sequence MSVDSSSTHRHRSVAARLVRLAAAGAAVIAAVGTAAAWAHAGAVQHRCIHDAMQARVRQSVARHHTAPGAVSAVGLPYVTLDTAAAADRRPGSAPTVVRAANWGALRIAVSTEDLTDPAYHCARVGQHIKRRLGGVDICTAEDILTDEKRDILVKHLIPQALQLHTERLKVRQVQDKWKVTGMGDDVCSDFKVPPAHITDGLSNTDFVMYVASVPSEGDVLAWAATCQVFSDGHPAVGVINIPAANIASRYDQLVTRVVTHEMAHALGFSDTFFTDKRMLHNVGKIRGKPHNAPVINSSTAVAKAREQYGCDTLEYLEMEDEGGAVSAGSHIKMRNAQDELMAPAAAAGYYSALTMAIFQDLGFYQADFSKAEVMPWGRNAGCAFLSEKCMEDGITKWPAMFCNSDDALRCPTSRLSLGACSLATFQSLPPYWQYFTDPSLAGISAFMDYCPVVVPFGNGSCAQNASKVMAAVQAFNVFSDAARCIDGAFRPKTTETVTNSYAGLCANVRCDTATRTYSVQVRGGSGYASCTPGLRVELSTVSSAFEEGGYITCPPYVEVCQGNVQAAKDGGNAAAGRRGPRAAATALLVAALLAVAL from the coding sequence ATGTCcgtcgacagcagcagcacgcaccggcaccgcagcgtcgccgcgcgcctggtgcgcctcgcggctgccggcgccgcagtcatcgctgctgtcggcaccgcggccgcgtggGCACACgccggtgcggtgcagcaccgctgcatcCACGACGCGATGCAGGCACGCGTGCGGCAGTCGGTGGCGCGCCACCACACGGCCCCCGGCGCCGTGTCCGCGGTGGGCCTGCCGTACGTTACTCTCGacaccgcggccgccgccgatcgCCGGCCGGGCAGCGCGCCCACAGTCGTGCGCGCCGCGAACTGgggcgcgctgcgcatcgccgtcTCCACCGAGGACCTCACCGACCCCGCCTACCACTGCGCTCGCGTCGGGCAGCACATCAAGAGGCGACttggcggcgtcgacatATGCACCGCCGAGGACATCCTCACCGACGAGAAGCGCGACATCCTGGTCAAGCACCTCAtcccgcaggcgctgcagctgcacacggaGCGGCTGAAGGTGCGGCAGGTGCAGGACAAGTGGAAGGTGACGGGCATGGGCGACGATGTGTGCAGCGACTTcaaggtgccgccggcgcacatCACCGATGGCCTGAGCAACACCGACTTCGTGATGTACGTCGCCTCCGTGCCGAGCGAGGGGGATGTGCTGGCGTGGGCCGCGACCTGCCAGGTGTTCTCTGACGGCCATCCAGCCGTGGGCGTCATCAACATCCCCGCGGCGAACATTGCGTCGCGGTACGACCAGCTGGTGACGCGTGTCGTCACGCACGAgatggcgcacgcgctcggcTTCAGCGACACATTCTTTACAGACAAGCGCATGCTGCACAATGTGGGGAAAATACGAGGAAAGCCGCATAACGCTCCCGTGatcaacagcagcacggcggtggcgaaggcgcgcgagcagtaCGGCTGCGACACCTTGGAGTATCTGGAGATGGAGGATGAGGGCGGTGCGGTCTCCGCCGGGTCGCACATCAAGATGCGCAACGCGCAGGACGAGCTCATggcgcctgccgcagctgccgggtACTACAGCGCCCTGACCATGGCCATCTTCCAGGACCTCGGCTTCTACCAGGCGGACTTCAGCAAGGCCGAGGTGATGCCGTGGGGCCGGAACGCCGGCTGCGCCTTCCTCAGCGAGAAGTGCATGGAGGACGGCATCACGAAGTGGCCAGCGATGTTCTGCAACAGCGATGACGCCCTGCGCTGCCCCACCAGTCGTCTCAGCCTCGGAGCGTGCTCTTTGGCCACCTTCCAAAGTCTTCCGCCGTACTGGCAGTACTTCACGGACCCGTCCCTCGCCGGCATCTCCGCCTTCATGGACTACTGCCCTGTCGTGGTGCCCTtcggcaacggcagctgcgcacagAATGCCTCTAAGGTGATGGCAGCTGTGCAGGCATTTAACGTCTTCTCCgacgcggcgcgctgcaTCGATGGCGCCTTCAGGCCGAAGACGACCGAAACCGTAACAAATTCGTACGCCGGACTGTGCGCCAACGTGCGGTGCGACACggccacgcgcacgtacagcgtgcaggtgcgcggcggcagcggctacGCCAGTTGCACGCCGGGCCTCAGAGTTGAGCTGAGCACCGTGAGCAGCGCCTTCGAGGAGGGCGGCTACATCACGTGCCCGCCGTACGTGGAGGTGTGCCAGGGCAACGTGCAGGCTGCCAaggacggcggcaacgccgcggcTGGTCGCCGTGGtccgcgcgccgcggcgacggcgctgctggtggccgcgctgctggccgtgGCGCTCTAG
- the GP63-2 gene encoding GP63, leishmanolysin: MSVDSSSTHRHRSVAARLVRLAAAGAAVIAAVGTAAAWAHAGAVQHRCIHDAMQARVRQSVARHHTAPGAVSAVGLPYVTLDTAAAADRRPGSAPTVVRAANWGALRIAVSTEDLTDPAYHCARVGQHIKRRLGGVDICTAEDILTDEKRDILVKHLIPQALQLHTERLKVRQVQDKWKVTGMGDDVCSDFKVPPAHITDGLSNTDFVMYVASVPSEEGVLAWATTCQVFSDGHPAVGVINIPAANIASRYDQLVTRVVTHEMAHALGFSVGFFEGARILESISNVRHKDFDVPVINSSTAVAKAREQYGCDTLEYLEIEDQGGAGSAGSHIKMRNAQDELMAPAAAAGYYSALTMAIFQDLGFYQADFSKAEVMPWGRNAGCAFLSEKCMERNITKWPAMFCNENEVTMRCPTSRLSLGKCGVTRHPDLPPYWQYFTDPSLAGISAFMDCCPVVEPYGDGSCAQRASEAGAPFKGFNVFSDAARCIDGAFRPKTSHGIIKSYAGLCANVRCDTATRTYSVQVHGGSGYANCTPGLRVELSTVSSAFEEGGYITCPPYVEVCQGNVQAAKDGGNAAAGRRGPRAAATALLVAALLAVAL, from the coding sequence ATGTCcgtcgacagcagcagcacgcaccggcaccgcagcgtcgccgcgcgcctggtgcgcctcgcggctgccggcgccgcagtcatcgctgctgtcggcaccgcggccgcgtggGCACACgccggtgcggtgcagcaccgctgcatcCACGACGCGATGCAGGCACGCGTGCGGCAGTCGGTGGCGCGCCACCACACGGCCCCCGGCGCCGTGTCCGCGGTGGGCCTGCCGTACGTTACTCTCGacaccgcggccgccgccgatcgCCGGCCGGGCAGCGCGCCCACAGTCGTGCGCGCCGCGAACTGgggcgcgctgcgcatcgccgtcTCCACCGAGGACCTCACCGACCCCGCCTACCACTGCGCTCGCGTCGGGCAGCACATCAAGAGGCGACttggcggcgtcgacatATGCACCGCCGAGGACATCCTCACCGACGAGAAGCGCGACATCCTGGTCAAGCACCTCAtcccgcaggcgctgcagctgcacacggaGCGGCTGAAGGTGCGGCAGGTGCAGGACAAGTGGAAGGTGACGGGCATGGGCGACGATGTGTGCAGCGACTTcaaggtgccgccggcgcacatCACCGATGGCCTGAGCAACACCGACTTCGTGATGTACGTCGCCTCCGTGCCGAGCGAGGAGGGTGTGCTGGCGTGGGCCACGACCTGCCAGGTGTTCTCTGACGGCCATCCAGCCGTGGGCGTCATCAACATCCCCGCGGCGAACATTGCGTCGCGGTACGACCAGCTGGTGACGCGTGTCGTCACGCACGAgatggcgcacgcgctcggcTTCAGCGTCGGCTTCTTCGAAGGCGCCCGCATCCTGGAGAGCATTTCGAACGTTCGGCACAAGGACTTCGATGTTCCCGTGatcaacagcagcacggcggtggcgaaggcgcgcgagcagtaCGGCTGCGACACCTTGGAGTATCTGGAGATCGAGGACCAGGGCGGTGCGGGCTCCGCCGGGTCGCACATCAAGATGCGCAACGCGCAGGACGAGCTCATggcgcctgccgcagctgccgggtACTACAGCGCCCTGACCATGGCCATCTTCCAGGACCTCGGCTTCTACCAGGCGGACTTCAGCAAGGCCGAGGTGATGCCGTGGGGCCGGAACGCCGGCTGCGCCTTCCTCAGCGAGAAGTGCATGGAGCGGAACATCACGAAGTGGCCGGCGATGTTCTGCAATGAGAACGAGGTGACTATGCGCTGCCCCACCAGTCGTCTCAGCCTTGGAAAGTGCGGTGTTACCCGTCACCCGGACCTTCCGCCGTACTGGCAGTACTTCACGGACCCGTCCCTCGCCGGCATCTCCGCCTTCATGGACTGCTGCCCTGTCGTGGAGCCCTACGGTGatggcagctgcgcacagcGTGCGTCTGAAGCGGGCGCACCATTCAAAGGCTTCAACGTCTTCTCCgacgcggcgcgctgcaTCGATGGCGCCTTCAGGCCGAAGACGAGTCACGGCATAATCAAGTCGTACGCCGGACTGTGCGCCAACGTGCGGTGCGACACggccacgcgcacgtacagCGTGCaggtgcacggcggcagcggctacGCCAACTGCACGCCGGGCCTCAGAGTTGAGCTGAGCACCGTGAGCAGCGCCTTCGAGGAGGGCGGCTACATCACGTGCCCGCCGTACGTGGAGGTGTGCCAGGGCAACGTGCAGGCTGCCAaggacggcggcaacgccgcggcTGGTCGCCGTGGtccgcgcgccgcggcgacggcgctgctggtggccgcgctgctggccgtgGCGCTCTAG
- the GP63-3 gene encoding GP63, leishmanolysin, which translates to MSVDSSSTHRHRSVAARLVRLAAAGAAVIAAVGTAAAWAHAGAVQHRCIHDAMQARVRQSVARHHTAPGAVSAVGLPYVTLDTAAAADRRPGSAPTVVRAANWGALRIAVSTEDLTDPAYHCARVGQRVNNHAGAIATCTAEDILTDEKRDILVKYLIPQALQLHTERLKVRQVQDKWNVTGMVDEICGDFKVPPAHITEGFSNTDFVMYVASVPSEEGVLAWATTCQVFSDGHPAVGVINIPAANIASRYDQLVTRVVTHEMAHALGFSGTFFTEILLVTQMMNIRGKDFNVSVINSSTAVAKAREQYGCDTLEYLEIEDQGGAGSAGSHIKMRNAKDELMAPAAAAGYYSALTMAIFQDLGFYQADFSKAEVMPWGRNAGCAFLSEKCMERNITKWPAMFCNENEVTMRCPTSRLMVGTCGIRGYSTPFSLYWQYFTNASLGGYSPFLDYCPFVIGYSDGSCNQDASLAAGFFSAFNVFSDAARCIDGAFRPKNRTAANGYYAGLCANVRCDTATRTYSVQVRGSMDYVNCTPGLRVELSTVSSAFEEGGYITCPPYVEVCQANVKGAKDFAGDSDSSSSAGDAADRAAMQRWNDRMAGLATAAMVLLGMVLSLMALVVVWLLLLTCPWWCCKFGGLPT; encoded by the coding sequence ATGTCcgtcgacagcagcagcacgcaccggcaccgcagcgtcgccgcgcgcctggtgcgcctcgcggctgccggcgccgcagtcatcgctgctgtcggcaccgcggccgcgtggGCACACgccggtgcggtgcagcaccgctgcatcCACGACGCGATGCAGGCACGCGTGCGGCAGTCGGTGGCGCGCCACCACACGGCCCCCGGCGCCGTGTCCGCGGTGGGCCTGCCGTACGTTACTCTCGacaccgcggccgccgccgatcgCCGGCCGGGCAGCGCGCCCACAGTCGTGCGCGCCGCGAACTGgggcgcgctgcgcatcgccgtcTCCACCGAGGACCTCACCGACCCCGCCTACCACTGCGCTCGCGTCGGGCAGCGCGTCAACAACCACGCaggcgccatcgccacctgCACCGCCGAGGACATCCTCACCGACGAGAAGCGCGACATCCTGGTCAAATACCTCAtcccgcaggcgctgcagctgcacacggaGCGGCTGAAGGTGCGGCAGGTGCAGGACAAGTGGAACGTGACGGGCATGGTCGATGAGATCTGTGGCGACTTcaaggtgccgccggcgcacatCACTGAAGGCTTCAGCAACACCGACTTCGTGATGTACGTCGCCTCCGTGCCGAGCGAGGAGGGTGTGCTGGCGTGGGCCACGACCTGCCAGGTGTTCTCTGACGGCCATCCAGCCGTGGGCGTCATCAACATCCCCGCGGCGAACATTGCGTCGCGGTACGACCAGCTGGTGACGCGTGTCGTCACGCACGAgatggcgcacgcgctcggcTTCAGTGGAACGTTCTTCACAGAAATTCTCCTTGTAACGCAAATGATGAACATTCGTGGAAAGGACTTTAATGTTTCTGTGatcaacagcagcacggcggtggcgaaggcgcgcgagcagtaCGGCTGCGACACCTTGGAGTATCTGGAGATCGAGGACCAGGGCGGTGCGGGCTCCGCCGGGTCGCACATCAAGATGCGCAACGCCAAGGACGAGCTCATggcgcctgccgcagctgccgggtACTACAGCGCCCTGACCATGGCCATCTTCCAGGACCTCGGCTTCTACCAGGCGGACTTCAGCAAGGCCGAGGTGATGCCGTGGGGCCGGAACGCCGGCTGCGCCTTCCTCAGCGAGAAGTGCATGGAGCGGAACATCACGAAGTGGCCGGCGATGTTCTGCAATGAGAACGAGGTGACTATGCGCTGCCCCACCAGTCGTCTGATGGTCGGAACCTGTGGTATAAGGGGATACAGCACTCCGTTTTCGCTGTACTGGCAGTACTTCACCAACGCATCCCTTGGGGGCTACTCGCCATTTCTGGATTACTGCCCGTTTGTTATCGGCTACAGTGATGGTTCGTGCAATCAGGACGCATCGTTGGCAGCAGGGTTTTTCAGTGCATTCAACGTCTTCTCCgacgcggcgcgctgcaTCGATGGCGCCTTCAGGCCGAAGAATAGAACCGCTGCCAATGGCTACTACGCCGGACTGTGCGCCAACGTGCGGTGCGACACggccacgcgcacgtacagcgtgcaggtgcgcggCAGTATGGACTACGTGAACTGCACGCCGGGCCTCAGAGTTGAGCTGAGCACCGTGAGCAGCGCCTTCGAGGAGGGCGGCTACATCACGTGCCCGCCGTACGTGGAGGTGTGCCAGGCCAACGTCAAGGGAGCCAAGGACTTCGCAGGCGACTCCgacagctccagcagcgccggtgacgctgccgacagagcggcgatgcagcggtGGAATGACAGGATGGCCGGCTTGGCTACTgcggcgatggtgctgctAGGAAtggttctctctctcatggcACTCGTGGTGGTGTGGCTACTCCTTCTCACCTGCCCCTGGTGGTGTTGCAAATTTGGGGGGCTCCCGACGTGA
- the MPK3 gene encoding putative map kinase 3, producing the protein MHKSNQELSVPKIVGDFKVYNVSGSPFEVPSKYTLLKILGMGAYGIACSCLDGDTGEKVSIKKCRDVFRDVEDGKRVLREIDMMRFFHHENLLNVVNILPPLKREYHSFEDVYVVTPLMDVDMNVVLRSRQVLEESHMQYFVYQILRGLKYLHSANVAHRDLKPANLVTNISCELKIIDFGLSRSVDVPYSELTDYVITRWYRPPELLLENTNYSTAVDIWSVGCIFAEMYNRKPVFPGRNTMDQLRMIAQHIGKPPASIVEHREALEKLNELPDGSLNIPKLVPGLAGNTEGIDFLSKMWTLDPSKRPTAADMLAHPYLAHLHDEEDEPTCPCPFLWAHESTPMGVSELRRAFWADIVDYNPSLEQATPPVTTAGGSSSKNGSGHHH; encoded by the coding sequence ATGCACAAGAGCAACCAGGAGCTGAGCGTGCCCAAGATTGTGGGGGACTTCAAGGTGTACAATGTGAGCGGCTCCCCATTCGAGGTTCCGTCCAAGTACACGCTGCTCAAGATCCTCGGCATGGGAGCCTACGGTAtcgcgtgcagctgcttgGATGGCGACACTGGCGAGAAGGTGTCCATTAAGAAGTGTCGCGACGTGTTCCGCGATGTGGAGGATGGCAAACGAGTGCTGCGCGAGATCGATATGATGCGCTTCTTCCACCACGAAAACCTGCTCAATGTGGTGAACATTTTGCCTCCGCTGAAGCGCGAGTACCACAGCTTCGAAGACGTGTACGTCGTCACCCCGCTCATGGACGTAGACATGAATGTCGTACTGCGCTCTCGTCAGGTGCTCGAGGAGTCGCACATGCAGTACTTTGTCTACCAGATTCTGCGTGGCCTCAAGTACCTGCACAGCGCGAACGTCGCCCACCGCGACTTGAAGCCAGCCAACCTCGTCACAAACATCTCTTGTGAGCTCAAGATTATAGACTTCGGGCTGAGCCGCAGCGTCGATGTGCCGTACTCGGAGCTCACGGATTACGTCATCACGCGCTGGTACCGGCCACCGGAGCTGCTTCTGGAGAACACGAACTATTCCACCGCAGTGGACATATGGTCTGTCGGGTGCATTTTTGCAGAGATGTACAACCGCAAGCCCGTTTTCCCAGGTCGCAATACGATGGACCAGCTGCGCATGATCGCGCAGCACATTGGCAAGCCGCCAGCCAGCATCGTCGAGCACCGcgaggcgctggagaagctgaATGAACTGCCGGACGGGTCACTCAACATTCCCAAACTCGTCCCCGGGCTGGCCGGCAACACGGAGGGCATAGACTTTCTCTCCAAGATGTGGACGCTAGACCCGAGCAAGCGTCCGACCGCGGCTGACATGCTCGCGCACCCATACCTGGCCCACCTGCACGACGAGGAAGATGAGCCGACCTGCCCCTGCCCCTTCCTGTGGGCACATGAGAGCACCCCGATGGGCGTCTCGGAGCTTCGTCGCGCCTTCTGGGCTGACATTGTTGACTACAATCCGTCTCTGGAGCAGgccacgccgccggtgaCGACGgctggtggcagcagctcaaagaacggcagcggccaccatCACTAG